The Agromyces hippuratus genome has a window encoding:
- a CDS encoding anthranilate synthase component I, which translates to MADATTTFEEFTALLSGRRVVPVVRELFADGETPVGIYRKLAGGRPGTFLLESAEQGGIWSRYSFVGVSSYGVLTEASDRVEWQDYGLSAERALGDAAELAPLAALEALFERWRTEDVPGAPPLTGGLVGFIGWEAIRQIEHLPNRPPSEFPMPGQAFAFVSELVVIDHRTGTVQLIASVLNDQGEAPEQLWQGAQARLDRMQLGLAQPTEAWLAEIDLARAADPEHRTEKADFLAAVDRSKEYIREGDIFQVVISQRFEQEATAHPIDVYRVLRSLNPSPYMYLLHLEDTSGEPYWIVGSSPEALVKVQHGRVFTHPIAGSKPRGATPEADADLEAELIADPKEQAEHLMLVDLARNDLAKVCTAGTVEVTEFMRVERFSHIMHLVSSVEGDLVGDANAIDVFRATFPAGTLSGAPKPRALEIIDELEPAQRGLYGGVVGYFGFGGDADLAIAIRTATISGGVARVQAGGGLVADSDPESEYQESRNKAAAPLRAVAVANAMRRVES; encoded by the coding sequence TTGGCCGACGCCACGACCACCTTCGAGGAGTTCACTGCCCTGCTCTCGGGGCGCCGGGTCGTGCCCGTCGTGCGCGAGCTCTTCGCCGACGGCGAGACGCCGGTGGGCATCTACCGCAAGCTCGCGGGCGGCCGCCCCGGCACGTTCCTGCTGGAGTCGGCCGAGCAGGGCGGCATCTGGTCGCGCTACTCCTTCGTCGGCGTGTCGTCGTACGGCGTGCTCACCGAGGCATCCGACCGTGTCGAATGGCAGGACTACGGCCTGAGCGCCGAACGCGCACTCGGCGACGCAGCCGAGCTCGCTCCGCTCGCCGCGCTGGAGGCGCTCTTCGAGCGCTGGCGTACCGAAGACGTGCCGGGCGCTCCGCCGCTGACCGGCGGTCTCGTCGGCTTCATCGGCTGGGAGGCGATCCGTCAGATCGAGCACCTGCCGAATAGGCCGCCGTCGGAGTTCCCGATGCCGGGCCAGGCGTTCGCGTTCGTCTCCGAACTCGTCGTGATCGACCACCGCACGGGCACCGTGCAGCTCATCGCCTCGGTGCTGAACGACCAGGGCGAAGCGCCCGAGCAGCTCTGGCAGGGCGCGCAGGCGCGGCTCGACCGCATGCAGCTGGGTCTCGCCCAGCCGACGGAGGCCTGGCTGGCCGAGATCGACCTGGCTCGCGCGGCCGACCCAGAGCACCGCACCGAGAAGGCGGACTTCCTCGCGGCGGTCGACCGCTCGAAGGAGTACATCCGCGAGGGCGACATCTTCCAGGTCGTGATCTCGCAGCGCTTCGAGCAGGAGGCGACCGCGCACCCGATCGACGTGTACCGAGTGCTCCGCAGCCTCAACCCGAGCCCGTACATGTACCTGCTGCATCTCGAGGACACGTCGGGGGAGCCGTACTGGATCGTCGGCTCCTCGCCCGAGGCGCTCGTGAAGGTGCAGCACGGCCGCGTGTTCACGCATCCGATCGCCGGGTCGAAGCCGCGCGGCGCGACACCCGAGGCCGACGCCGACCTCGAGGCCGAGCTCATCGCCGACCCGAAGGAGCAGGCAGAGCACCTCATGCTCGTCGACCTCGCCCGCAACGACCTCGCGAAGGTCTGCACGGCAGGCACGGTCGAGGTGACCGAGTTCATGCGGGTCGAGCGGTTCAGCCACATCATGCACCTCGTCTCCTCGGTCGAGGGCGATCTCGTCGGCGACGCCAACGCGATCGACGTCTTCCGAGCGACGTTCCCGGCGGGCACGCTGTCGGGTGCGCCGAAGCCCCGCGCGCTCGAGATCATCGATGAACTCGAGCCTGCGCAACGCGGCCTCTACGGCGGCGTCGTCGGCTACTTCGGCTTCGGCGGCGATGCCGACCTCGCGATCGCCATCCGCACCGCGACGATCTCGGGCGGCGTCGCCCGGGTGCAGGCGGGCGGCGGTCTCGTCGCCGACTCGGATCCCGAGTCCGAGTACCAGGAGTCGCGCAACAAGGCCGCCGCGCCGCTCCGAGCGGTCGCGGTCGCGAATGCGATGCGACGGGTGGAGTCGTGA
- the hisG gene encoding ATP phosphoribosyltransferase: MLRIAVPNKGSLAETAAQMLWEAGYTGRRDPRDLHTADPRNGVEFFYLRPRDIATYVGSGALDVGITGRDLLLDSGSDASEIAPLGFGDSTFRFAGPAGAFTDLTGLEGVRVATSYPGLVGDFLAGHGVTPAKLVKLDGAVESAVRLGVADAVADVVSTGSTLRQAGLEIFGPVILDSEAVLIGSGVDKPGAATLLRRLQGVLVARQYVLLDYDVPVEHLERATAAAPGFESPTVSPLHDPEWVAVRVMIPRTDMNHVMDELYELGARAILVSAIHAARL; this comes from the coding sequence ATGCTCCGAATCGCCGTGCCCAACAAGGGCTCGCTCGCTGAAACCGCCGCGCAGATGTTGTGGGAAGCCGGGTACACCGGTCGCCGCGACCCGCGCGACCTGCACACCGCCGACCCGCGCAACGGGGTCGAGTTCTTCTACCTCCGCCCGCGCGACATCGCGACGTACGTCGGCTCCGGCGCACTCGACGTCGGCATCACGGGTCGCGACCTCCTGCTCGATTCCGGCTCGGATGCCTCCGAGATCGCGCCGCTCGGATTCGGCGACTCGACCTTCCGCTTCGCGGGTCCGGCGGGCGCCTTCACCGACCTCACGGGCCTCGAGGGCGTTCGGGTGGCCACGAGCTACCCGGGCCTCGTCGGCGACTTCCTCGCCGGCCACGGCGTCACCCCCGCCAAGCTCGTGAAGCTCGACGGCGCCGTCGAGTCCGCCGTGCGCCTCGGCGTGGCCGACGCCGTCGCCGACGTCGTATCGACCGGCTCGACGCTCCGTCAGGCCGGCCTCGAGATCTTCGGCCCGGTCATCCTCGACTCCGAGGCCGTGCTCATCGGTTCCGGCGTCGACAAGCCGGGGGCCGCGACGCTGCTCCGCCGCCTCCAGGGTGTGCTCGTCGCGCGCCAGTACGTGCTGCTCGACTATGACGTGCCGGTCGAGCACCTCGAGCGCGCGACGGCCGCTGCGCCCGGATTCGAGTCGCCCACGGTCTCACCGCTGCACGATCCCGAGTGGGTCGCCGTGCGGGTCATGATCCCGCGCACCGACATGAACCACGTCATGGACGAACTGTACGAGCTCGGCGCGAGGGCGATCCTCGTCAGCGCCATCCACGCGGCCCGGTTGTGA
- the hisI gene encoding phosphoribosyl-AMP cyclohydrolase, with protein sequence MTTGSTVEEALERAAFNADGLLPAVIQQWDTGEMLMLGWMDREALRRTLTEGRVTFWSRSRQEYWRKGDSSGHAQYVRSAALDCDADTLLVRVEQIGAACHTGTRTCFDGDPVAVTPGFPPAD encoded by the coding sequence ATGACCACCGGATCCACGGTCGAAGAGGCGCTCGAGCGCGCGGCCTTCAATGCGGACGGGCTGCTGCCCGCCGTCATCCAGCAGTGGGACACCGGCGAGATGCTGATGCTCGGTTGGATGGACCGCGAGGCGCTGCGACGCACCCTGACCGAGGGCCGGGTGACCTTCTGGTCGCGCTCCCGCCAGGAGTACTGGCGCAAGGGCGACAGCTCGGGCCACGCGCAGTACGTGCGCTCGGCGGCGCTCGACTGCGACGCCGACACCCTGCTCGTGCGCGTCGAGCAGATCGGCGCCGCCTGCCACACCGGCACCCGCACCTGCTTCGACGGCGACCCGGTCGCCGTGACCCCGGGATTCCCGCCCGCCGACTGA
- the lgt gene encoding prolipoprotein diacylglyceryl transferase, whose product MIAPFSIPSPDPAWRALEIPVPWGTLTIQTYALCILVGIILAVIITSRRLTKRGAEPGIVLDIALWAVPLGIIGARFYHVFTHPDDYFYAGANIWNPFAPGAIWNIWEGGNAIYGALIGGAIGAIIGCRFTGIRFWSFADALAPGLLVAQAIGRLGNWFNHELFGSPTDLPWGLEISSDNLAFPAGLAEGTLFHPTFLYELVWNLLGAAAIVMLERRFNLRWGKAFGVYLIWYGAGRAFFESIRLDPSEMFFGIRVNVWASLAAVVLGIVLILVQRRRHTGDEPSPYVPGREWTAPNAEVDSEDIESDSDSLDDDVEGESKTGVTAATSSSRSTSA is encoded by the coding sequence GTGATCGCACCGTTCAGCATTCCGAGTCCAGACCCCGCCTGGCGCGCTCTCGAGATTCCGGTCCCGTGGGGCACGCTGACGATCCAGACGTATGCGCTGTGCATCCTCGTCGGCATCATCCTCGCCGTCATCATCACCTCGCGCCGCCTCACCAAGCGCGGCGCCGAGCCCGGCATCGTGCTCGACATCGCCCTGTGGGCGGTGCCGCTCGGCATCATCGGCGCCCGGTTCTACCACGTCTTCACGCACCCCGACGACTACTTCTACGCCGGTGCGAACATCTGGAATCCCTTCGCCCCCGGGGCGATCTGGAACATCTGGGAGGGCGGCAACGCCATCTACGGCGCCCTGATCGGCGGCGCGATCGGTGCGATCATCGGCTGCCGCTTCACCGGCATCCGCTTCTGGTCGTTCGCCGACGCGCTCGCACCCGGCCTGCTGGTCGCACAGGCCATCGGCCGACTCGGCAACTGGTTCAACCACGAGCTCTTCGGCTCGCCCACCGACCTGCCGTGGGGCCTCGAGATCTCCTCCGACAACCTGGCCTTCCCGGCCGGCCTCGCCGAGGGCACGCTCTTCCACCCGACGTTCCTCTACGAGCTCGTGTGGAACCTCCTCGGCGCCGCCGCCATCGTCATGCTCGAGCGCCGGTTCAACCTGCGCTGGGGCAAGGCCTTCGGCGTGTACCTCATCTGGTACGGCGCGGGCCGCGCGTTCTTCGAGTCGATCCGCCTCGACCCGAGCGAGATGTTCTTCGGCATCCGCGTCAACGTCTGGGCCTCGCTCGCGGCCGTCGTGCTCGGCATCGTGCTGATCCTCGTGCAGCGTCGTCGTCACACCGGCGACGAGCCGAGCCCGTACGTGCCGGGGCGTGAATGGACTGCGCCGAATGCTGAGGTAGACTCCGAAGACATCGAGTCCGACTCCGACTCTCTCGACGATGACGTCGAGGGTGAGAGCAAGACGGGCGTGACGGCAGCCACAAGCTCAAGCCGATCCACCTCAGCGTAA
- a CDS encoding Trp biosynthesis-associated membrane protein, translating into MNPARMKLPAIVTTVVGAGLVLLSWSQAWFDLLIEASSTGGTGEPIAVTGSIASPALAALGLAGLALVAALAIAGPGIRFVLGVLEVLLGGCVLLAASLSLADPIAAVSPAVTDATGVAGAAPTAELVASVTATIWPVLAIVGGALLVLAGLAVLVTGGRWPASSRRYSDSRMAADGTAAVAAERPASDRAIDDWDGLSRGDDPTDDETDVEAGGATAGARDDSTDHAAADPRDDENPSDANR; encoded by the coding sequence GTGAACCCGGCCCGCATGAAGCTGCCGGCGATCGTCACGACGGTCGTGGGCGCCGGGCTCGTGCTGCTCTCATGGAGTCAGGCCTGGTTCGACCTCCTCATCGAGGCCAGCAGCACCGGTGGCACCGGCGAGCCGATCGCCGTCACGGGCAGCATCGCGTCGCCGGCGCTCGCGGCGCTCGGCCTCGCGGGCCTCGCGCTCGTGGCGGCGCTCGCGATCGCAGGCCCGGGCATCCGCTTCGTGCTCGGCGTGCTCGAGGTGCTCCTCGGCGGCTGCGTGCTGCTCGCAGCGAGCCTGTCCCTCGCCGACCCCATCGCCGCGGTGTCGCCTGCCGTCACGGATGCCACGGGCGTCGCCGGCGCCGCACCGACCGCCGAGCTCGTGGCATCCGTCACCGCGACGATCTGGCCGGTGCTCGCGATCGTCGGCGGTGCGTTGCTCGTGCTCGCCGGGCTCGCCGTGCTCGTGACCGGCGGGCGCTGGCCGGCCTCCTCGCGGCGGTACAGCGATTCCCGCATGGCCGCCGACGGCACTGCTGCCGTGGCCGCCGAGCGCCCCGCCTCCGACCGCGCCATCGACGATTGGGACGGCCTCAGCCGGGGCGACGACCCGACCGACGACGAGACCGACGTCGAAGCGGGCGGCGCGACCGCCGGCGCGCGCGACGATTCCACCGACCATGCCGCCGCCGACCCGCGCGACGACGAGAACCCCAGTGACGCGAACCGCTAG
- the hisF gene encoding imidazole glycerol phosphate synthase subunit HisF: MSLAVRVIPCLDVAAGRVVKGVNFQNLRDAGDPVELAARYAEQGADELTFLDVTATVDDRSTTYDMVQRVAEQVFIPLTVGGGIRSADDVARLQGHGADKVGVNSAAIARPALIGEIADRFGAQVLVLSLDVKRSNATPSGFVVTTHGGRTETDLDALEWARRGIELGAGELLVNSIDADGTKAGFDLELTALMHELSTVPVIASGGAGAVADFPPAIAAGADAVLAASVFHNGELTIGEVKAALAADGRIVR, translated from the coding sequence ATGTCTCTCGCCGTCCGTGTGATCCCGTGTCTCGACGTGGCTGCCGGCCGCGTCGTGAAGGGCGTCAACTTCCAGAACCTGCGTGATGCGGGCGACCCCGTCGAGCTCGCGGCCCGCTACGCGGAGCAGGGTGCCGACGAGCTCACCTTCCTCGACGTCACCGCCACCGTCGACGACCGCTCCACGACGTACGACATGGTGCAGCGGGTCGCCGAGCAGGTCTTCATCCCGCTGACGGTGGGCGGAGGCATCCGCTCGGCCGACGACGTCGCGCGGCTGCAGGGCCACGGCGCCGACAAGGTGGGCGTCAACAGCGCCGCGATCGCGCGCCCCGCGCTCATCGGCGAGATCGCCGACCGGTTCGGTGCGCAGGTGCTCGTGCTCTCGCTCGACGTCAAGCGCTCCAACGCCACGCCGTCGGGCTTCGTCGTGACGACCCACGGCGGTCGCACCGAGACCGACCTCGACGCGCTCGAATGGGCGCGCCGCGGCATCGAGCTCGGAGCCGGCGAACTGCTCGTCAACTCGATCGACGCCGACGGCACGAAGGCCGGCTTCGATCTCGAACTCACCGCGCTCATGCACGAGCTCTCGACCGTGCCCGTCATCGCCTCGGGCGGTGCCGGTGCGGTGGCCGACTTCCCGCCCGCGATCGCGGCCGGTGCCGATGCCGTGCTCGCGGCGTCGGTGTTCCACAACGGCGAGCTGACCATCGGCGAGGTGAAGGCCGCGCTGGCGGCCGACGGGAGGATCGTGCGATGA
- a CDS encoding DUF6704 family protein has product MSIETADPGHGHSPAAWTAVTIMLIAFTIGTVAFFFEAQWLVWASAGLLVVGLIVGWVLARAGYGVGGSKVAEKAH; this is encoded by the coding sequence ATGAGCATTGAGACCGCAGATCCCGGCCACGGACACTCGCCCGCGGCATGGACCGCCGTCACGATCATGCTCATCGCATTCACGATCGGCACGGTCGCCTTCTTCTTCGAGGCGCAGTGGCTCGTCTGGGCGTCGGCAGGTCTGCTCGTCGTCGGCCTGATCGTCGGCTGGGTGCTCGCGCGCGCCGGCTACGGTGTCGGCGGCTCGAAGGTCGCCGAAAAGGCGCACTAG
- the trpC gene encoding indole-3-glycerol phosphate synthase TrpC, whose amino-acid sequence MLAELTANAVADALARRESAPFAVVEAAALARPAALDALEALRPAAHVKVIAEIKRSSPSRGSLATISDPAALARQYELGGASAISVLTEGRKFGGSLADLETVRAAVSLPVLRKDFIATPYQVLEARAAGADLVLLIVAALDDPTLRELHDLIVELGMTPLIETHSADELERAAALGARLIGVNARDLSTFELDRDLFGRLAPRFPDGAIRVAESAVLSAADVAHYRSSGADVVLVGEALVTGGDPIANLSAFLAV is encoded by the coding sequence GTGCTCGCCGAGCTGACGGCGAACGCTGTCGCCGACGCTCTGGCGCGCCGCGAGAGCGCACCGTTCGCCGTCGTGGAGGCAGCAGCGCTCGCGCGCCCGGCCGCCCTCGACGCGCTCGAGGCGCTGCGCCCGGCCGCGCACGTCAAGGTCATCGCCGAGATCAAGCGATCGAGCCCCTCGCGGGGTTCGCTCGCGACGATCAGCGACCCGGCCGCCCTCGCGCGGCAGTACGAGCTCGGCGGCGCGAGTGCGATCAGCGTGCTCACCGAGGGCCGTAAGTTCGGCGGTTCGCTCGCCGACCTCGAGACCGTGCGCGCTGCCGTCTCGCTTCCGGTGCTGCGCAAGGACTTCATCGCGACGCCGTACCAGGTGCTCGAGGCCCGCGCCGCGGGCGCCGACCTCGTGCTGCTCATCGTGGCCGCGCTCGACGACCCGACGCTGCGCGAACTCCACGACCTCATCGTCGAGCTCGGCATGACGCCGCTCATCGAGACGCACTCGGCTGATGAGCTCGAACGTGCGGCCGCGCTCGGCGCGCGCCTCATCGGCGTGAACGCCCGAGACCTCTCGACGTTCGAACTCGACCGCGACCTCTTCGGACGCCTCGCCCCGCGATTCCCCGATGGCGCGATCCGCGTCGCGGAGTCCGCGGTGCTGTCGGCTGCGGATGTCGCGCACTACCGCTCATCGGGCGCCGACGTCGTGCTCGTCGGCGAGGCGCTCGTCACGGGCGGCGACCCGATTGCCAACCTCTCAGCTTTCCTGGCGGTGTGA
- the trpB gene encoding tryptophan synthase subunit beta, translating into MALRAQTGPYFGDFGGRFVPESLVAALDELGEAYDLAKLDPAFGDELAELGRSYTGRPSIITEVPRFAAHAGGARVILKREDLNHTGSHKINNVLGQALLTKRIGKTRVIAETGAGQHGVATATAAALFGLDCVIYMGEVDTERQALNVARMRLLGAEVVAVKAGSRTLKDAINEAMRDWVTNVETTNYIFGTVAGPHPFPEMVRDFQKIIGEEARQQVIDLTGGLPTAVAACVGGGSNAIGIFHAFLDDESVALYGFEAGGEGAETERHAATITKGRPGVLHGARSYLLQDEDGQTIESHSISAGLDYPGVGPEHSWLSAIGRADYRPVTDDAAMQALRLLTRTEGIIPAIESAHALAGALELGRELGPDSTILVNLSGRGDKDMDTAAHYFELYDQENPE; encoded by the coding sequence ATGGCGCTCAGAGCGCAGACCGGTCCCTACTTCGGCGACTTCGGCGGGCGCTTCGTGCCCGAGTCCCTCGTCGCCGCCCTCGACGAGCTCGGCGAGGCCTACGACCTCGCAAAGCTCGATCCCGCGTTCGGCGATGAGCTCGCCGAGCTCGGCCGCAGCTACACGGGCCGCCCGTCGATCATCACCGAGGTGCCGCGTTTCGCCGCGCACGCCGGCGGGGCCCGCGTCATCCTGAAGCGCGAAGACCTGAACCACACGGGCTCGCACAAGATCAACAACGTGCTCGGCCAGGCGCTGCTCACGAAGCGCATCGGCAAGACGCGCGTGATCGCCGAGACCGGCGCGGGTCAGCACGGCGTCGCGACGGCGACGGCTGCGGCGCTCTTCGGCCTCGACTGCGTCATCTACATGGGCGAGGTCGACACCGAGCGCCAGGCACTCAACGTGGCGCGCATGCGGCTGCTCGGCGCCGAGGTCGTCGCGGTGAAGGCCGGTTCGCGCACGCTGAAGGACGCGATCAACGAGGCGATGCGCGACTGGGTCACCAACGTCGAGACCACCAACTACATCTTCGGCACGGTCGCGGGTCCGCACCCGTTCCCCGAGATGGTGCGCGACTTCCAGAAGATCATCGGCGAAGAGGCCCGACAGCAGGTCATCGACCTCACCGGCGGGCTGCCGACGGCCGTCGCGGCCTGCGTCGGCGGCGGATCCAACGCGATCGGCATCTTCCACGCCTTCCTCGACGACGAGTCCGTCGCGCTCTACGGCTTCGAGGCCGGCGGCGAGGGGGCCGAGACCGAGCGGCACGCCGCGACCATCACGAAGGGCCGCCCCGGCGTGCTCCACGGGGCGCGCAGCTACCTGCTGCAAGACGAAGACGGCCAGACGATCGAGTCGCACTCGATCTCGGCAGGCCTCGACTACCCGGGCGTCGGCCCCGAGCACTCGTGGCTCTCGGCGATCGGGCGGGCCGACTACCGCCCCGTGACCGACGACGCGGCGATGCAGGCGCTGCGCCTCCTCACCCGCACCGAGGGCATCATTCCGGCGATCGAGTCGGCTCATGCGCTCGCTGGCGCCCTCGAGCTCGGCCGTGAACTCGGCCCCGACTCCACGATCCTCGTGAACCTCTCCGGTCGCGGCGACAAGGACATGGACACGGCCGCTCACTACTTCGAGCTCTACGACCAGGAGAACCCCGAATGA
- a CDS encoding phosphoribosyl-ATP diphosphatase, with protein sequence MKTFDELFIELADRAATRPEGSGTVRELDAGVHAIGKKIVEEAAEVWMAAEYQSDDETAEEISQLLYHLQVLMLAKGLSPADVYRHL encoded by the coding sequence GTGAAGACCTTCGACGAGCTGTTCATCGAGCTCGCTGACAGAGCCGCCACCCGCCCCGAGGGCTCAGGCACCGTGCGCGAGCTCGACGCCGGCGTGCACGCCATCGGCAAGAAGATCGTCGAGGAGGCGGCCGAGGTGTGGATGGCCGCCGAGTACCAGAGCGACGACGAGACGGCCGAAGAGATCTCCCAGCTGCTGTACCACCTGCAGGTGCTCATGCTGGCGAAGGGGCTCTCGCCCGCCGACGTGTACCGACATCTCTGA
- the rpe gene encoding ribulose-phosphate 3-epimerase yields the protein MTTRINPSILAADFANLEHELGRIASADLVHVDVMDNHFVPNLTFGPQMVGRLQQVSPIPLDVHLMISDVDRWAPGYAELGAFSVTFHAEATDEPVALARRLREIGARAGIALKPGTDVEPYLELLPEFDQVLVMTVEPGFGGQSFMAETMPKLERLSRVVRETGLDVWLQVDGGISLDTIGIAAEAGADTFVAGSAVFGGEVPADRIAALRDAAVAHRH from the coding sequence ATGACGACGCGGATCAACCCGAGCATTCTCGCCGCCGACTTCGCGAACCTCGAGCACGAGCTCGGGCGCATCGCGAGCGCCGACCTCGTGCACGTCGACGTCATGGACAACCACTTCGTGCCGAACCTGACGTTCGGCCCGCAGATGGTTGGGCGCCTGCAGCAGGTCAGCCCGATTCCGCTCGACGTGCACCTCATGATCTCCGACGTCGATCGCTGGGCACCGGGCTATGCCGAACTCGGCGCCTTCTCGGTCACCTTCCACGCCGAGGCCACCGATGAGCCGGTGGCCCTCGCGCGCCGGCTCCGCGAGATCGGCGCCCGCGCCGGCATCGCGCTGAAGCCCGGCACCGACGTCGAGCCGTACCTCGAACTGCTGCCCGAGTTCGACCAGGTGCTCGTGATGACCGTCGAGCCCGGCTTCGGCGGCCAGTCGTTCATGGCCGAGACGATGCCGAAGCTCGAGCGCCTGTCCCGCGTGGTGCGCGAAACGGGGCTCGACGTCTGGCTCCAGGTCGACGGCGGCATCTCGCTCGACACGATCGGCATCGCAGCAGAGGCCGGAGCCGACACGTTCGTGGCGGGTTCGGCGGTCTTCGGGGGCGAGGTCCCCGCCGACCGCATCGCGGCGCTTCGTGACGCCGCGGTCGCGCACCGGCACTGA
- the trpA gene encoding tryptophan synthase subunit alpha, producing MNTVGSVIRRRNDEAGGALIGYLPVGFPTFDESVEAAVAMVENGVDILELGLPYSDPVMDGPVIQAATQQALANGFRLADGFEAVRRITARVDAPVLIMTYWNPVVQYGVDRFADDLVAAGGAGLITPDLIPDEGADWIAASERTGLDRVFLAAPTSTDARIRQVVDASRGFVYAVSTMGITGARSDVDRAARTLVERLTAAEAPASCVGVGISTAAQVAEVLEYAQGAIVGSALVNALATGGVAAVGELAAELARGTRAE from the coding sequence ATGAACACGGTCGGTTCCGTCATCCGCCGACGCAACGACGAGGCGGGCGGCGCGCTCATCGGCTACCTGCCCGTCGGCTTCCCCACGTTCGACGAGAGCGTCGAGGCTGCGGTCGCGATGGTCGAGAACGGCGTCGACATCCTCGAGCTCGGCCTGCCGTACTCCGACCCCGTCATGGACGGCCCGGTCATCCAGGCAGCCACGCAGCAGGCGCTCGCGAACGGCTTCCGCCTCGCCGACGGCTTCGAGGCCGTTCGACGCATCACCGCGCGGGTGGATGCCCCGGTGCTGATCATGACCTACTGGAACCCTGTCGTGCAGTACGGCGTCGATCGATTCGCCGACGACCTGGTCGCGGCCGGGGGAGCGGGCCTCATCACGCCCGACCTCATCCCCGACGAGGGCGCCGACTGGATCGCGGCATCCGAGCGCACCGGTCTCGACCGGGTGTTCCTCGCGGCGCCGACCTCGACCGATGCCCGCATCAGGCAGGTCGTCGACGCGAGCCGCGGCTTCGTCTACGCCGTCTCGACCATGGGCATCACCGGCGCCCGCAGCGACGTCGACCGGGCGGCCCGCACGCTCGTCGAGCGGCTCACCGCCGCCGAAGCGCCCGCGAGCTGCGTCGGCGTCGGCATCTCCACGGCCGCCCAGGTCGCCGAGGTGCTCGAGTACGCGCAGGGCGCGATCGTCGGATCGGCGCTCGTGAACGCTCTCGCCACGGGCGGCGTCGCCGCGGTGGGCGAGCTGGCTGCGGAACTCGCGCGCGGCACCCGCGCAGAGTGA